TGCGGAAGTCTGCCTGAACAGGGTTAATCTATCATTCCCGCCGCCTGCCGGAAATGCGCGGCAGGCAAGAAAATAGCTTGGATTGTCGGGAAGGCGGCGCCAATCCGGCGAAAGGCGGGCCAGTGTTTCCTCCGCGGTTACGCCCGCGGCTTTCGGGCCGCGGCGGCCAGACCCAGCGCCTGCATCCGCGCGGCCAGCGCGGGCGGCAAGGGCTGCGAGGGCGGGGTCAGCATCAGCCGCCCGAAAAGCGCGCGGAACGGCTCCTCTGCCATCAGCCTTGCAAAGCGTTCGTGCCGCCAGGCCACGCCCGCGCGGTGCAGCCGGTCGATCTCGGCATCAGCGCGCAGCTGCGCCAGCCCCGCTGCCGTGGCGGCGGCATAGCGGGACATCGAGCGATCCTCGACATCGCAGAAATTGCGCTCGACCCAATAGCTCAGATCGAAGGTCGAGGCGTCCCGATTGGCCCTGCCGCGGTCGCATTTGAGCACGTAGCTCTGCATCGCCCCCAGCGCGTAATGGTTGAGCTGCACCAGCTGCCAGGGGTTTTCGCCCAGGGGCGTGAACAGCCGCCCGCTGCGGTAGGCCTCGGGCAGGGCCCGGCCGCTGCCATCGACCCAGACCGTCTGCGCGATCCGGTCGGGGTCGGGGGCGCGGGGGCGGTGCACGCCCAGCTTGCGATAGGCGCCATCGTTGCGAAACAGCGTCTTGATCAGGCTTGCCCGCCAGGGCCAGGTCATGCCCGGGGGGGCGGCGCGGGTGAATTGCGCGCTCACCGGCGCGTCGATGAAATCGACCACCCCCGCATTGCCGAACAGCCGCCAGGTCAGCGCGATCGCTGTCGCCTGCGGGCGCGCGGCCAGCAGCGCCGCCAGCGTGCCGTCGCCCGCATGGATGTTGACGAATTCGTCGATGTCGAGGACCAGAACCCAGTCGGCGGCGCGCATCAACGGGTGCTTGTCGGCCGCCTTCAGCGCCGCCCATTGCGGCCCCTCGCGCCAGGGGCCGGGGTTGCGGATATGGGTCAGCGCGCCCAAAGCCTGCAGCCGGTCCAGAAGCGCATCGGTGCCGTCGCTGCAATCGTTGGAAAAGACAAGGAAATCGGTGAACCCCACGGCGCGGTGATGGGCCAGCCATTCCAGCAGGAAGGCCGCCTCGTTCTTCACCGTCAGAATGGCCAGCGCCCGCATCAGTGGTTCGCCTCGCCCTCGTGGTCCACGGTGAAGAAGAAATCAGCCGGCAGGTCGCGCAGGTGCAGATCCTCCGGGATCACCCCCGGACCGGCGTTGAACACGGCCGAGCCGAAGACATGGAGAATGCGGGACAGCTTCTCGAACCGGTCCGAACAAAGTTCGGCGTAGAAATTCGCGTAAGCCTCGGTCGCGCGCAATTCCGCGATCTTTGCCCGATGCGCCGCGACGGAATGCTCATGCGCGGCGCGGATCTCGGGATCGGCCATGAGCCGGTCGAACTCCGCCCGCGCGCGCGGGATCATCCGCTGGATCGAGCGATCCTCGACCGCGTTGTGATTCATCCGGAACCAGTAGTTCAGCCCCTGATCGCGGTCGACATGGTTCACCCGGCCACGGTCGCGCTTGACCAGAAAGCTCTCGGCCGAGCGCACGGCGTAGTGATTGAGCTGCACCCAGTCATAGCCGTAAGTGCTTGATGTCGAACGCCAGCCGTTGCGATACATCTCGCGCGGCATCGGCTTGCCCGAGCCGTTCAGCCACTGCACCTGATCCCACAGATCGGGCAAAAGCCCCTTCGGCCGGTGCACGCCGAGCTTTTTATAGATGTCGATGTTGCGAAACAGCGTCTTGAAGCCCCAGGCCTGATGCGGCTTGCGCACGATCTCGGGGGCGCAGGTGGTGAATTGCTCGAGCAGGAAGCGGTCTTCGTAGTCATGCACGTCCGAGTTGCCGAAAAGCCGCCAGGTCAGGGCGATCATGTTCGCCGTGCCCATCGCCTCATACAAAGCGCGAAGCGTGCCGTCGCCGATCTTCACATCGATGAATTCATCGACATCCATGCAGATCGCCCAGCCGCAATTCTGAATGAGCGGCTCGCTCTCGGCGCTTTCAAGGGCGGCATGCTGGGGCGGCATGTCCATGCTGCGAAACGGGTTGTCGCGGTGCTGGCAGATGCCCTTGCGTTGCAGCAGCTCCAGCATCGTGTCGGTGCCGTCGGTGCAGTCATTGGTGTAGATCAGGAAATCATCGACGCCGATGGCGCGGTGATAGGCGATCCATTCGAGGATGAAGGGCCCTTCGTTCTTCATCGTGGTGACGATGCAGGTGCGGCCCGCTTCCGTTGCCCGCACCGGCGCGGGGCGCGGTTTCGAGACCGGCGGGCGGATCGGTTTCGCCCCCCAGATCCCGGTCGCCACCTGCAAGAGTTCCGGGTCTTCGATGAGCGAGGTTTTCGGCGCCAGTTCCGAGGCCGCCCGCCCCGGCACCCGCAGCCCCATCGCGCGCCAGAACGGGATCAGGCTGGCCGGATCGGGTTTCGTATAGGCGATGCGCAGCAGCCGCCAGGTCGCATCAAGCCCGACCTTGCCCGGCGCCACCCCCCAGCGGGCAATGCCGCGCGTCGCGTCGAACTGACGGCAGAGGTGATCGGAAAACCGCGCTTCGGCCCCCGCCCGCACCCGCCAGGGATAGATCCGCCGCCCCACCAGCGTCACCATGCCCGAGGGCGCAGCCAGACAGCGGTCAAAGGCCGAGGGCGTGCCCGCGGGGCGCGGCTGCAAAAGGTCGGTCACGTCCAGCTGCAGCACGACACGCGCCCGGGCCAGAAAGCGCCATTTCGCCAGTTCAAGCACGATCCCCTGACCGAGTGGCGCCCGCCAGGGATCGTTCGGCGGAACCTCCATCCGGTCCTTGCCCGGCGCGTCGGGGGCGTGGAACGGGTGGTTTTCCGGCCCGTGATCGGGCTTGCCCAAGGGGGTGTCCGAAGACAGCACCACGACCGTCATCGCCCGGTCCCGCCCCGCCAATTCGCGCGCGATCGCCGCAGCCAGAGCCGGGCCGTGCAGGGCGTCGCTGTCGGGGGGCGAGCGGTCAAGGATCAGCGCAGCTTCGGCCCCGTGCTGGTCGTGATGCCAGACCAGCCAATCGGCAATGGTCAGCGCGCTTTCTTCGAGCCGTTGCGCGAAAAGACAGAATTTGCCCGCGAAAAGATCTGTTTCGGCCGCGGCGGGGGTGATTTCGACCGGCACCACAGCGCCTTGCGGCGGCGTGACCGGGGCAGGGGCGTCGTCATCGCTGTCCGGCTTCAGCGGGCGGATCGCCTCGGGGCAAAGGCCAAGCCGCAGCGGCCCCTCGGGCGCGGCGCGGCCATGCACCATCACGCCGCCCGCCACCTCGCGCCGGTCGATCACCTCGAACCCGCCCGCGGGCGGATCGGTGGCGATCTGCCCGGCAAAGGCGGGATGGGCAAAGAAAAGCCGCAGCGTGCGGCCGGGGCGGCCGTTGCGGACCTCGGGCCAGATCACGGCATCAAGCAGCCGCAGCCCCGCGGGCCCCTGCGCAAAGCTTTGCCCCTGCATCTGCCGTGCGACGACCGTCGATCCGTTCATGCTGCCCCCGTTTTGACCAGTCCTAGCAGGGCCCCGGCCCGCTTTCAAACGGGCGCTGGTCTGCGGGGTGATTGTTTCGCCTGTGGTGACAGTGGCGGCGGATCGTTGCCGGGTCCGCTGCCCGGAAATTGCCCGAAATCCGCTGCGAAATCGGCCAAAGCCCGTGATGACTGGGGCCGGGGGCGCTATCCTTGCCAAGCCGGTGATTGCGGATAGAATGCCCGGGCAAGGAAAAGGGTGTGCAGATGGACGAGCAAGACGGCAAGGTGGGGCTGCGCCGCAACCCCGGTCAGAAATACAGCCTGTTTCTGGACGAGCTGCACAGCCGGATGGTGTTCGACTGGTACATGGAAATCGGCTGCCGCGCCGGGCGCAGCTTTGCCCCGGTGACGGGCAAGACCATCGCCGTCGATCCCTTTTTCAAGGCGGAAACGAACATCATCGGCGCCAAGCCGCAACTGCTGATCTTTCAGCAGACGAGCGACGATTTCTTCGCCTCGGGGATGCTCGAGCGGATGGGGATCAAGCTGTCGCTCTCGTTCCTCGACGGGATGCATCTTTTTGAATATCTGCTGCGCGATTTCATGAATACCGAGGCGGTCTCGAACCCCGATGGCGTGATCGCGCTGCATGACTGCCTGCCCTTCAACCAGCGCATGCTGACCCGCGATCTGCAGAACCTGCCGAAGGGGCCCTGGACGGGCGATGTGTGGAAGCTGATCCCGATCTTGCGCAAATACCGCCCCGATCTGCAGCTGACGGTGCTGAACTGCCGCCCGACCGGGCTGGTGTTCGTGTCGAACCTCGATCCGAAAAACACCGTGCTGCGCGACAATTACGACGCGATCCTGGCGGAATGGACCTCGATCGATCTGGTGCCCTATGGCGTCGGGCGCTTCTACGACTGTTTCGAAAGCGTCGATGCCGAGACCTTTGCCGCCGCCGATTACCCGATCTTCGCGAAGATCCGGCAGGCCCCCGCGACGATCCGCAAGCCCACCAAGGTCACGAAATAACCCCGGAGGCAGCGATGTCGGCACGCGAAGACGATCCCTCCCGCGCCCCGGAGCCGCAGGGCGGCTGGTCCACCAGGATCGTCTGCGTGCCCGATGCGCTGGTCGTGCCCGCAACCGTGCCCGACATGGTGCAGCCGATGGGCATCTATGATGCCGAGGGCGCCTATGTGCGCGAAGGGGTGCTCTGGCGTGGCCGCCGCCTGATGGTCGAACCCGAGATCCGCCCCGAGCCGGTGGCGGATCTGCCCGGGCGCTGGATCTGGGGCGGCATCCTGCTCAATCACTTCGGGCATTTTCTGGTCGAAAGCACGCCGCGGCTTTGGGCGCTGGACGCGGTCGAGGGGGCGGTCGACGGCCTGATCTTCACCGTCAAGCGCGAGACGATCGAGGAAGCGGGAGAGCTGAGGCTGCAGCCGTTCCAGCGGCTCTTCTTCGATCTTCTGGGCATCGACCTGCCGATCCGCATCCTGTCGCAGCCGACCCGGGTCGCGCGGCTGGAGGTGCCCGGGCAGGGCTTCGGTCTGGGCGCGATCGCCGCCGGGACGGCGCCGTTCCGGGCCTTTTTCGAGACCCGCTTTGCCCGCAACATCGCCCCGCAGGGCGCGGAAAAGCTTTATATTTCCCGCTCGGCGCTCGGGCCTGCGCGCGGCGGCGTGCTCGGCGAGGACCGGATCGAGGCGGCGCTCTCGGCGGCGGGCTACGAGATTTTCCACCCGCAAAAACACAGCCTGCAATCGCAGATCGCGCATTACAAGGCGGCGCGGCAGGTGGTGGCGCTCGATGGTTCGGCGCTGCACATGGTGGCGATGGTGGGGCGGCGCGATCAGCAGGTGGCGATGATCCGGCGCCGGGTGTCCGACGTGTCGGACAGCATCGTGACGCATCTGACCGCCTTCACCGGGCGGGCGCCGCAGGTGATCGACGTGATCGAACAGGACTGGGTGCGCTCCGACCGCAAGCGGGCGGACCGGCATTCGGTGGGCCAGCTCGATCTGCCCGCGCTCGGCCGGGCGCTGGTGGCGGGCGGTTTCCTGCCCGAAGGCGCCGGGATCGCGGCGATGACCGAGGCCGAGATCCACGCCGCGGTGCATGTTTTCGAGGATGCGCTGAGCGGCAAGCTGAGCTTCGAGCCGCTGGCCCGCGGGGCGCAGCGCGTGCTGCCCGAGGCCGGGCCGGTGGTGCGGCGGCGCAAGGACAAGCCGGGGGCTGCGCCCGGCCAGGAAGGCAAGCTCAAGGGCGAGGACCGGCGCGCGGCGCGGATGGCGCGGCGGGCCGAAAGGACCGAACGGCGCGAAAAACGCGCGGCGGCCCGGCCCGAGGGCTGAGACCGCCGCGGCCCTTCACTTGCCGCGCGCGGCCCGGCGGGCTTCGCGGGCG
This DNA window, taken from Rhodobacter capsulatus SB 1003, encodes the following:
- a CDS encoding glycosyltransferase family 2 protein; translated protein: MRALAILTVKNEAAFLLEWLAHHRAVGFTDFLVFSNDCSDGTDALLDRLQALGALTHIRNPGPWREGPQWAALKAADKHPLMRAADWVLVLDIDEFVNIHAGDGTLAALLAARPQATAIALTWRLFGNAGVVDFIDAPVSAQFTRAAPPGMTWPWRASLIKTLFRNDGAYRKLGVHRPRAPDPDRIAQTVWVDGSGRALPEAYRSGRLFTPLGENPWQLVQLNHYALGAMQSYVLKCDRGRANRDASTFDLSYWVERNFCDVEDRSMSRYAAATAAGLAQLRADAEIDRLHRAGVAWRHERFARLMAEEPFRALFGRLMLTPPSQPLPPALAARMQALGLAAAARKPRA
- a CDS encoding glycosyltransferase family 2 protein, translated to MNGSTVVARQMQGQSFAQGPAGLRLLDAVIWPEVRNGRPGRTLRLFFAHPAFAGQIATDPPAGGFEVIDRREVAGGVMVHGRAAPEGPLRLGLCPEAIRPLKPDSDDDAPAPVTPPQGAVVPVEITPAAAETDLFAGKFCLFAQRLEESALTIADWLVWHHDQHGAEAALILDRSPPDSDALHGPALAAAIARELAGRDRAMTVVVLSSDTPLGKPDHGPENHPFHAPDAPGKDRMEVPPNDPWRAPLGQGIVLELAKWRFLARARVVLQLDVTDLLQPRPAGTPSAFDRCLAAPSGMVTLVGRRIYPWRVRAGAEARFSDHLCRQFDATRGIARWGVAPGKVGLDATWRLLRIAYTKPDPASLIPFWRAMGLRVPGRAASELAPKTSLIEDPELLQVATGIWGAKPIRPPVSKPRPAPVRATEAGRTCIVTTMKNEGPFILEWIAYHRAIGVDDFLIYTNDCTDGTDTMLELLQRKGICQHRDNPFRSMDMPPQHAALESAESEPLIQNCGWAICMDVDEFIDVKIGDGTLRALYEAMGTANMIALTWRLFGNSDVHDYEDRFLLEQFTTCAPEIVRKPHQAWGFKTLFRNIDIYKKLGVHRPKGLLPDLWDQVQWLNGSGKPMPREMYRNGWRSTSSTYGYDWVQLNHYAVRSAESFLVKRDRGRVNHVDRDQGLNYWFRMNHNAVEDRSIQRMIPRARAEFDRLMADPEIRAAHEHSVAAHRAKIAELRATEAYANFYAELCSDRFEKLSRILHVFGSAVFNAGPGVIPEDLHLRDLPADFFFTVDHEGEANH
- a CDS encoding glycosyltransferase family 61 protein, with translation MSAREDDPSRAPEPQGGWSTRIVCVPDALVVPATVPDMVQPMGIYDAEGAYVREGVLWRGRRLMVEPEIRPEPVADLPGRWIWGGILLNHFGHFLVESTPRLWALDAVEGAVDGLIFTVKRETIEEAGELRLQPFQRLFFDLLGIDLPIRILSQPTRVARLEVPGQGFGLGAIAAGTAPFRAFFETRFARNIAPQGAEKLYISRSALGPARGGVLGEDRIEAALSAAGYEIFHPQKHSLQSQIAHYKAARQVVALDGSALHMVAMVGRRDQQVAMIRRRVSDVSDSIVTHLTAFTGRAPQVIDVIEQDWVRSDRKRADRHSVGQLDLPALGRALVAGGFLPEGAGIAAMTEAEIHAAVHVFEDALSGKLSFEPLARGAQRVLPEAGPVVRRRKDKPGAAPGQEGKLKGEDRRAARMARRAERTERREKRAAARPEG
- a CDS encoding class I SAM-dependent methyltransferase, whose protein sequence is MDEQDGKVGLRRNPGQKYSLFLDELHSRMVFDWYMEIGCRAGRSFAPVTGKTIAVDPFFKAETNIIGAKPQLLIFQQTSDDFFASGMLERMGIKLSLSFLDGMHLFEYLLRDFMNTEAVSNPDGVIALHDCLPFNQRMLTRDLQNLPKGPWTGDVWKLIPILRKYRPDLQLTVLNCRPTGLVFVSNLDPKNTVLRDNYDAILAEWTSIDLVPYGVGRFYDCFESVDAETFAAADYPIFAKIRQAPATIRKPTKVTK